The genomic segment CTTCCGGGACTGGCGCATTGGCTGATCGCTCTTCAGCAAGATGAAGCCAGTTTTCGGGATCACTCAGCACAGCATTGATATCATCACGCAGACGAACAAGTTGGTCTTGGACGATCGGAATCGCTATCGCTTCGTATGAATCACAGGGGCAAAGCCGCAATGACAGTACAGCCAATGAATGATTCGTTGCGGTCAGACGTGCGGCCTGAAGTCCCAAGTAATCGGCTACCGTGCAACCAAAAGAACTCTCTGACATGGTGACTCCCCTTTGAAATGTGTCTCAAGGACACGGGTGTCGCCTTTGTGTCAATCGGAGCGGAAGGCTGGATGGCTTGCTGCCATGATCGTCTACGCCGCCATGACGAGGTGAGAAACATGGCTGTCCCACTCAGCCACCGAGGCGAGGAAAAGTTCAATAGGTCTTCTGAAACCTCGACTGACGAAAGGCCCGTAAAACCCTGAGTTTTGCGGGCTTCTTTCGTCTCTATATCGTCGCCGCCATCTTCGGTCGAATGGTCAGAGTGTGACTCTACTTGACCCACTATGCCCATGTTTGGTGCAAGCGTTGGTGCAAGCGTTCGCGAATCGGTTTCGCGAGCAATCTGCAACGCTTCGACCGCTTCGGCGGTATCCAACAACCGAGCATCGGTGTAAGTGTTCATCGTCAATGAAATGTCGCTGTGACGCATCGCAGCTTGGGCAACCCTGGGTGCCACGCCAGCTCGCGACAGGTGAGTCCCGAAGGAATGCCGTAACGCATGAACATGGATGATGCGGCCGTCGGCGTCGGTCTTGTCGATGCCCGCGGCTATTAGGTCCCGGTTCATGATTCGCAGGATGCCGGCCGGCACGTTGAACACGGTTTCGGTTCGGTCGTGGCCTTTGATCCATTCCCGCAGATCAGCGGCCAAGTCGCTACGCAAGGGGATGGTCGAACCTTTGCGGCTTTTCTCGTTTGTATGCTGCAACTTGATGAATGGAACATCTCCAAACGAAACGTCGGCAACCTTCAGCGTCCGCAGTTCGTCGGCCCGCATCCCGGTCAGCACGAACGTCTTGTAGATCAGCGACCTCTCCTGACCGAGCTTTCGCAACTTCGCTGTCCGTTCGTCTGATACATTCGCCGCAACTTCGCCTTTCCTGGGTCCGGTGCGAATCGTCATCGCATCTTCCAGCGGGCGCCGTCTTGCCGCATCGAGTAGCCGCGTCAATTCATCTTCGGTCATCGCCCGAGCGATCCGGCGGCGGTCTTGTTTGGCATCGCGTCGTCCCATTCCTTCAAACGGATTGACCAACAACCGCTTTTCACCGTTAAAGTGATACCGTTTGCCGGCCATACGCTTTCCGATGCACCAAAAGCCAAACGCGACCCACGACTCAACGAACCCGTTGTAAACCGATGCAGAAATGGCCTTCGCAGGCGTTTCATCTTCGATCGGTTCCTCTGTCAATGTCCTAAGCCATTTTTCCCGCGAATCAACGTTCAAGTCGGAGAGCCATCGCCAACGGCAAGCATTCGCCGTTTGTTCCATCCGGGTTTCCATCGTCTTGACGCGGTCGGAGTGCACGCCCCGGCTCTTCAAGTGTTCGACGTATGCCTTCAAATGATCCGACAACGGCGTTCGTTGGTGGTCTGCGATCTTGTCTTGCTGGGGCGACAATACTCTCGCCTTGACCAGCTCGGAACGTCTCAGTAACTCGTCAAGAACCGATTGTGCGGCCTGTTTGTCGCGGCATCCGGTCGCTACTTCGCAAACCTTACCTTCACCGTCGCGAAACTTTGCAGTCCATGTTCCGGCTTCGTACTTGAGCCGCTCGCCGACTGCGGTCAGTTCAGCCGTGCGTTGTTTTCCCTTGCGGTCGGTCCATTGTGCAAACCGTTTCGCTTCACCTTTCACCGTACGGGTGAAAATCTTTGCTGCGGTAGGAATCGGTTTGGTGAATTGCTTTTTGAATAGCGTTGCCACAGTCCACCACCTTTCACTCGTTCATGACGAGGCAGAAGTTAAGAGCCGTCGCCAGTCGATCAATCGTGTCGTTGGTCAATCGTCCAGTTCCATGTACGAATCTGTGCATTTGCGAAGGGTCAATTTCCGCAGCAATGCAAATCTGATTGCGGGACAAATCGGATTCAGCGATCAGCCGTCGCAACTGGTCGCTGAAGGATTCCGATTTCTTTCGTCTTTTTGCCATGTCTTTCTCTGTTGCTTGCCAGCCAATACACACATTATCGGCGTGTTGGCTATTGGTCAATATCCCCAAAGATGAGTTTCCTGGCGTTGCGCTCCGCGTCCGTTCGAGACAAGCCGCCGTCGTATTCCAGAATTGCTGCCCGTTCCTCGAAGTGCTCCTCGACATCCGCTTGCGAACTCACTGTTCCAGGAGCGTTGTCTCCAGCCGTACCAGCCCTGACAACCACCACGGGTTCGTCGGCGAATATCGCATTCAAATCGAGCATCACTATCCAATCTGTTGGCTAAACTTCCGACATTCCGACAAACCAAGAATCGCGCCTTTTCCCGCGCGTTCGCTCACACTTTGCCGGAAGTTCTCGTGTCTGCCGGCAAGCTTCCGACAACCGCTTCTCGACTCGTCGGAAGTTTCTTGGAATACTCGCCCGATCCAACGCAAGCAGTTACGCCACATGAGCTTCCCCTTTGTCGGAATGTCGGAAGTGTCCATCAGGGAACACATCATCCAGCGCCGGCAATTCGGGGCAGTCATCAGCAATATCCAACTCCGCCGCGGTGCGCTTCCAGGTTGCGGGCCGGCTACCCTTGTGAGGTTCCAGTTGCTCGACTGTGCCGGCTTCACACAATTCCGCTAACCAGCCCGTAACGGCGCGTCGCGTCGCAGATTCGCCCTTTGCTGCTTCCCTGCTGGTGAATTTTTCATCAACCGCGAATCGATCGGCCAGCCGGTCAGCAAACCGCCGTGCGGGTTCCGAGATTCGGCCGCCCAGTAACCG from the Symmachiella macrocystis genome contains:
- a CDS encoding helix-turn-helix domain-containing protein, which codes for MAKRRKKSESFSDQLRRLIAESDLSRNQICIAAEIDPSQMHRFVHGTGRLTNDTIDRLATALNFCLVMNE
- a CDS encoding tyrosine-type recombinase/integrase, encoding MATLFKKQFTKPIPTAAKIFTRTVKGEAKRFAQWTDRKGKQRTAELTAVGERLKYEAGTWTAKFRDGEGKVCEVATGCRDKQAAQSVLDELLRRSELVKARVLSPQQDKIADHQRTPLSDHLKAYVEHLKSRGVHSDRVKTMETRMEQTANACRWRWLSDLNVDSREKWLRTLTEEPIEDETPAKAISASVYNGFVESWVAFGFWCIGKRMAGKRYHFNGEKRLLVNPFEGMGRRDAKQDRRRIARAMTEDELTRLLDAARRRPLEDAMTIRTGPRKGEVAANVSDERTAKLRKLGQERSLIYKTFVLTGMRADELRTLKVADVSFGDVPFIKLQHTNEKSRKGSTIPLRSDLAADLREWIKGHDRTETVFNVPAGILRIMNRDLIAAGIDKTDADGRIIHVHALRHSFGTHLSRAGVAPRVAQAAMRHSDISLTMNTYTDARLLDTAEAVEALQIARETDSRTLAPTLAPNMGIVGQVESHSDHSTEDGGDDIETKEARKTQGFTGLSSVEVSEDLLNFSSPRWLSGTAMFLTSSWRRRRSWQQAIQPSAPIDTKATPVSLRHISKGSHHVREFFWLHGSRLLGTSGRTSDRNESFIGCTVIAALPL